A single genomic interval of Cucumis sativus cultivar 9930 chromosome 5, Cucumber_9930_V3, whole genome shotgun sequence harbors:
- the LOC116403981 gene encoding uncharacterized protein LOC116403981 isoform X2, with protein sequence MGLLSVSLNGCVLHFASETEALACSPLFLVNMQSDSIFPFHTTLPLGLRLDFPLPHNLAAWTPICRSSILFPLIWTHSTLRILSPTAFGMFEQGYSTSYFVRQRYEALALSIVLLYFQMLSF encoded by the exons ATGGGTCTTCTGTCGGTTTCGTTGAACGGCTGTGTTTTACATTTTGCCTCTGAAACTGAAGCGCTTGCATGTTCACCACTCTTCTTGGTGAACATGCAATCCGACTCGATTTTCCCCTTCCACACGACCTTGCCGCTTGGACTCCGACTCGATTTTCCCCTTCCACACAACCTTGCCGCTTGGACTCCCATTTGCCGATCGAGTATTTTGTTTCCTCTGATTTGGACACATTCTACACTACGGATACTATCACCCACTGCATTTGGGATGTTCGAGCAAG GATATTCGACTTCCTACTTCGTTCGTCAGAGGTACGAGGCATTGGCACTTTCTATTGTactactttattttcaaatgttgtcattttaa
- the LOC116403981 gene encoding uncharacterized protein LOC116403981 isoform X1, protein MGLLSVSLNGCVLHFASETEALACSPLFLVNMQSDSIFPFHTTLPLGLRLDFPLPHNLAAWTPICRSSILFPLIWTHSTLRILSPTAFGMFEQGRVRGYSTSYFVRQRYEALALSIVLLYFQMLSF, encoded by the exons ATGGGTCTTCTGTCGGTTTCGTTGAACGGCTGTGTTTTACATTTTGCCTCTGAAACTGAAGCGCTTGCATGTTCACCACTCTTCTTGGTGAACATGCAATCCGACTCGATTTTCCCCTTCCACACGACCTTGCCGCTTGGACTCCGACTCGATTTTCCCCTTCCACACAACCTTGCCGCTTGGACTCCCATTTGCCGATCGAGTATTTTGTTTCCTCTGATTTGGACACATTCTACACTACGGATACTATCACCCACTGCATTTGGGATGTTCGAGCAAGGTAGGGTTCGAG GATATTCGACTTCCTACTTCGTTCGTCAGAGGTACGAGGCATTGGCACTTTCTATTGTactactttattttcaaatgttgtcattttaa